Proteins encoded within one genomic window of Brassica rapa cultivar Chiifu-401-42 chromosome A09, CAAS_Brap_v3.01, whole genome shotgun sequence:
- the LOC117128250 gene encoding uncharacterized protein LOC117128250 produces the protein MVKVYVNTHTCHPTGKCKLIKSPAIAEVMLEKIRKKPEMSAPMIREEFRDKYNIIISPEQAKIARRIVLDKLQAECNEHFARLRDYEMELLRSNPDSKIEINTTTKSNGAKAFHSMYICLDKIRVAWKEYCRPVIGLDGTFLKHSSLQGLILTAIGRDPNNQIYPIAWAVVDSESNDNWQWFIHRLKIDLGLGVGDLVTIISDQHKGLIHGVAVELPRAEHRACARHIYSNLKKNHKSDTLKPLFWRIASSYNEGDYERSLDVFKKFDPLAAEDLMKKDRSTWCRAFFRIGSCCSDTHNNFTESFNRTLKIARKKPFIQMLELIRRDAMQRIATRYKTASRETGLVTKKARKEVEKSCDEAKHCYSYSSTGGAYECVEFSNGYTVNLLSRSCACRKWDLSGIPCRHAVSVIRENGFEVDDYISDYYLTLKWRGLYTDGLGPVNGPRFWKLSG, from the exons ATGGTGAAAGTGTATGTTAACACACATACTTGCCATCCCACGGGTAAGTGTAAACTCATCAAAAGCCCTGCCATTGCTGAAGTTATGTTGGAGAAAATCAGGAAGAAACCTGAAATGAGTGCTCCAATGATTAGAGAAGAGTTTAGGGATAAGTACAACATCATTATCTCTCCCGAGCAGGCAAAGATTGCAAGGCGTATTGTTCTTGATAAGCTACAGGCTGAATGCAATGAACATTTTGCAAGGCTAAGGGACTATGAGATGGAACTATTACG TTCAAATCCTGATAGCAAAATTGAGATCAATACAACAACGAAGTCAAATGGAGCGAAAGCATTCCACTCCATGTATATCTGCTTGGACAAAATTCGTGTGGCATGGAAGGAGTATTGCAGACCGGTTATTGGATTAGATGGGACATTCCTCAAGCACAGCTCTCTGCAAGGGCTGATTCTTACTGCGATAGGAAGGGATCCAAATAACCAGATATACCCAATAGCATGGGCTGTGGTCGACTCTGAGAGCAATGATAATTGGCAATGGTTTATTCACAGGTTGAAGATTGATTTGGGTTTAGGCGTGGGTGATCTTGTGACAATCATATCAGATCAGCATAAGGGATTGATTCATGGAGTTGCTGTTGAGTTGCCAAGAGCTGAACATAGAGCTTGTGCTAGGCACATCTACTCTAATCTGAAGAAGAATCACAAGTCTGATACACTGAAGCCTCTCTTCTGGCGCATTGCAAGTAGCTACAACGAGGGTGACTATGAGAGGAGTTTGGACGTTTTCAAAAAGTTTGATCCGTTAGCAGCTGAAGACCTTATGAAGAAGGATCGTTCTACTTGGTGCAGGGCATTTTTCCGGATAGGTTCGTGTTGTTCTGATACACACAACAACTTCACAGAGTCCTTCAATAGGACCTTGAAGATAGCAAGAAAGAAGCCCTTTATTCAGATGCTTGAGTTGATTAGAAGAGATGCAATGCAGAGGATAGCTACTAGATATAAGACAGCAAGTAGAGAGACGGGTCTCGTTACAAAGAAGGCGAGAAAGGAGGTTGAAAAGTCTTGTGATGAAGCTAAGCATTGCTATTCTTATTCAAGCACAGGTGGTGCTTATGAGTGCGTTGAATTTTCAAATGGTTACACGGTGAATTTGCTTTCTCGTAGCTGCGCTTGTAGGAAATGGGACTTGTCTGGAATCCCATGTCGCCATGCTGTATCTGTTATCCGTGAGAATGGTTTCGAGGTTGACGATTATATTTCAGATTATTATCTGACATTGAAGTGGCGAGGTTTGTACACGGATGGGTTGGGGCCTGTAAATGGTCCAAGGTTTTGGAAGCTATCTGGTTAA